In the Candidatus Electrothrix rattekaaiensis genome, one interval contains:
- a CDS encoding YqaE/Pmp3 family membrane protein has translation MKEKTADFLRIILSLIIPPVGVFLQVGFGMHFWINILLTLFGYLPGVLHAVWIILKK, from the coding sequence ATGAAGGAAAAAACAGCAGATTTCTTGCGGATAATCTTATCGCTGATTATTCCTCCGGTAGGAGTTTTTTTACAGGTGGGCTTCGGGATGCATTTCTGGATTAATATCTTGCTCACCTTGTTCGGCTATCTTCCAGGGGTGCTTCATGCTGTTTGGATTATTTTGAAAAAGTAG
- the dsrA gene encoding dissimilatory-type sulfite reductase subunit alpha yields the protein MAKHDTPLLDDLEKGPWPSFVTDMKRQAETHPECWDILGQLELSFKDRITHWKHGGIVGVFGYGGGIVGRYSDVPKQFPGVEHFHTVRIAQPSGLYYSTKNLRALMDLWDKYGSGMTNMHGSTGDMIFLGTRTENLEPLFWDLTHDLDQDLGGSGSNLRTPSCCLGDSRCEWACYDAQDVCYHLTMHYQDEIHRPAFPYKFKFKFSGCSNDCVAAIARSDFALIGTWKDDIQMDQAAVKEYIAGNYPSNGGAHAGRDWGAFDIKKEVIDLCPTNCMWMEGDELKIDNSECNRCMHCINVMPRALKPGKEKGATVCIGAKAPILDGAQFATMVIPFIKVSKDNEYENLIDVIEQVWDWWMEVGKNRERVGETMQRIGLPTFLKVMEIDAMPQHVKEPRSNPYVFWKEEEVEGGFERDVEEFRRKHAA from the coding sequence ATGGCAAAGCATGATACGCCTTTGTTGGACGATCTGGAAAAAGGCCCTTGGCCAAGTTTCGTTACCGACATGAAGCGACAGGCAGAGACCCACCCCGAATGCTGGGACATTCTCGGCCAGCTAGAGCTTTCGTTTAAAGACAGGATCACACATTGGAAGCATGGCGGTATAGTCGGTGTTTTTGGATATGGCGGCGGTATCGTTGGCCGTTATTCCGACGTTCCTAAACAGTTTCCTGGTGTTGAGCATTTTCATACTGTTCGTATTGCGCAGCCTTCTGGTCTCTACTACTCCACCAAGAACCTTCGCGCTCTGATGGATCTGTGGGATAAGTACGGATCAGGTATGACCAATATGCACGGTTCTACCGGTGATATGATCTTTCTCGGTACCCGTACCGAAAACCTGGAGCCCCTGTTCTGGGATTTGACCCATGACTTGGATCAGGATCTTGGTGGTTCCGGTTCCAACCTGCGTACCCCTTCCTGCTGTTTGGGTGATTCTCGCTGTGAGTGGGCCTGCTACGATGCTCAGGATGTTTGTTACCACCTGACCATGCATTACCAAGATGAGATCCATCGTCCAGCTTTCCCGTATAAGTTCAAATTTAAGTTTTCCGGTTGTTCCAACGACTGTGTAGCCGCCATTGCTCGTTCCGACTTTGCTCTTATCGGTACCTGGAAAGACGACATCCAGATGGATCAAGCAGCAGTCAAGGAATACATAGCAGGTAACTATCCCTCCAACGGTGGTGCCCATGCCGGTCGTGACTGGGGTGCCTTTGACATCAAAAAAGAAGTTATTGATCTCTGCCCCACCAACTGCATGTGGATGGAAGGCGATGAGCTGAAAATCGACAACTCCGAGTGTAACCGTTGCATGCATTGCATCAACGTTATGCCCCGCGCTCTGAAACCGGGTAAAGAGAAAGGCGCAACCGTCTGCATCGGTGCTAAGGCTCCGATTCTGGACGGTGCCCAGTTCGCTACCATGGTTATTCCTTTTATCAAAGTGTCCAAAGACAATGAGTACGAGAATCTGATCGACGTGATTGAGCAGGTTTGGGACTGGTGGATGGAAGTCGGTAAAAACCGCGAGCGTGTCGGTGAAACCATGCAGCGTATCGGCCTGCCCACCTTCCTGAAGGTTATGGAAATTGATGCTATGCCGCAGCATGTGAAAGAGCCGCGTTCCAACCCCTATGTCTTCTGGAAGGAAGAGGAAGTTGAAGGCGGATTTGAACGTGATGTTGAAGAGTTCCGTAGGAAGCATGCAGCGTAA
- the dsrB gene encoding dissimilatory-type sulfite reductase subunit beta — MGYDPKNPMEGRITDLGPRSYTEMLPPVIAANKGKWDYHEIIAPGILLHVGESGDECYTVRVGSPRLVSIEYIRELCDIADKYCEGYLRFTTRNNVEFMTDSKEKCDALVEDLKGRDTKLPVGGTGACVTNIVHTQGWVHCHTPATDASGPVKAVMDDLFEYFGSMTLPAQVRIALACCLNMCGAVHASDIAILGVHRKPPMIDHARITGVCELPLAISACPLGAVKPAKAEVNGQEVKTVKVNADRCMFCGNCYTMCPAMPLADPEGDGIAILVGGKVSNAKSAPKFSKLVIPFLPNTPPRWPETVEAVRKIVEVYAKDAKKYERIGEWAERIGWEKFFEKCEIPFTDKSIDDYRLAYDTWRTSTQFKYTNATDAYTK, encoded by the coding sequence ATGGGTTACGATCCTAAAAATCCCATGGAGGGTCGGATTACCGACTTGGGACCTCGTTCATACACGGAAATGCTGCCTCCGGTTATCGCGGCTAATAAAGGAAAATGGGACTACCACGAGATTATTGCTCCGGGTATCCTTCTGCATGTAGGTGAGAGTGGAGACGAATGCTACACCGTACGCGTAGGTTCTCCCCGTCTGGTTTCCATCGAATACATTCGTGAGCTGTGTGACATCGCGGATAAGTACTGCGAAGGGTACCTGCGTTTCACCACCAGAAACAACGTGGAGTTCATGACTGACTCCAAAGAGAAATGCGATGCTCTGGTTGAAGACCTGAAGGGTCGCGACACCAAGCTGCCTGTCGGCGGTACCGGTGCCTGTGTCACCAATATCGTGCATACCCAGGGTTGGGTTCACTGCCATACCCCGGCCACCGATGCTTCAGGTCCGGTTAAAGCGGTAATGGATGATCTGTTCGAGTACTTCGGTTCCATGACCCTGCCTGCACAGGTACGTATTGCTCTGGCCTGCTGCCTGAACATGTGTGGTGCTGTTCATGCTTCTGATATCGCTATCCTTGGTGTGCATCGTAAGCCGCCGATGATTGATCATGCGCGTATCACCGGTGTGTGTGAGTTGCCTTTGGCTATTTCCGCTTGTCCGCTGGGTGCTGTTAAGCCTGCCAAGGCTGAGGTGAACGGTCAGGAAGTCAAGACCGTTAAGGTTAACGCTGACCGTTGTATGTTCTGCGGTAACTGCTACACCATGTGTCCGGCTATGCCTCTGGCTGACCCGGAAGGTGACGGTATTGCTATTCTGGTCGGCGGCAAGGTATCCAATGCCAAGTCCGCTCCGAAATTCTCCAAACTGGTTATCCCGTTCTTGCCTAACACCCCGCCGCGTTGGCCGGAGACTGTTGAGGCTGTTCGTAAAATCGTTGAGGTTTACGCGAAGGATGCCAAGAAGTACGAGCGTATCGGCGAATGGGCTGAGCGTATCGGTTGGGAGAAGTTCTTTGAAAAATGTGAGATTCCCTTTACCGATAAGTCTATCGACGATTACCGTCTGGCTTACGATACATGGCGGACATCCACTCAGTTCAAGTACACCAACGCTACAGACGCTTACACCAAGTAA
- a CDS encoding dissimilatory sulfite reductase D family protein: MSVEEVQAAIIEKATKSPKPQLYIKDFYKCDPDRKPREIKKIANALVTTGDLMFWSSGSTTMYARPDRIKDEEGSEGIN; encoded by the coding sequence ATGAGTGTTGAAGAAGTGCAAGCAGCTATTATCGAAAAGGCGACCAAGTCGCCGAAGCCGCAGCTGTATATAAAAGATTTTTACAAGTGCGATCCTGATCGTAAACCGCGTGAGATCAAAAAAATCGCCAATGCTTTGGTTACCACAGGCGATCTGATGTTCTGGTCCTCTGGTTCAACCACCATGTATGCGCGTCCAGATCGTATTAAGGATGAAGAGGGATCTGAAGGGATAAACTGA
- a CDS encoding isochorismatase family protein: MMNFKKSLQANQCCLYVIDPQERLMAHIHENRRVIKNIELMIRLADALEFPVIVNTQYKKGIGPIVEELVPLLADWPCIDKTEFNGLDNAGVRCMLDKLPSTVDTLLLCGVESHICVYQTAMGALRAGYDVQVVADAVSSRTPENDAYGRERLREIGAVVAPAEMIIYELLQKAGTPAFKVMLPYLK; this comes from the coding sequence ATGATGAATTTCAAGAAAAGTTTACAGGCAAATCAGTGCTGTCTCTATGTCATTGATCCGCAGGAACGGTTGATGGCTCATATCCATGAGAACCGACGAGTGATCAAAAATATTGAATTGATGATTCGTCTTGCCGATGCCTTGGAATTTCCCGTGATTGTCAATACGCAATATAAGAAAGGGATCGGTCCGATTGTTGAAGAGCTTGTCCCGCTGCTTGCGGATTGGCCCTGCATTGATAAAACAGAATTTAACGGATTGGATAATGCCGGGGTCAGGTGTATGCTCGATAAGCTGCCCTCAACGGTTGATACCCTCCTGCTCTGCGGTGTGGAGAGTCATATCTGTGTCTACCAGACAGCTATGGGAGCTCTGCGGGCCGGTTATGATGTTCAGGTGGTTGCGGATGCTGTCTCTTCCCGTACCCCTGAAAATGATGCCTATGGCAGAGAACGCCTCAGAGAGATCGGCGCGGTCGTGGCCCCGGCAGAGATGATTATTTATGAATTATTGCAAAAAGCTGGAACACCAGCCTTTAAAGTCATGCTTCCTTATTTGAAATAA